GTTCCGGTCGGAGTAGGCAAGCCAGGAGAGCATCCCCGGCAGCTCGATGGCGAGGCGGGTCTCCCGCGCCTGGTGGTCGGGGATCCCCAGGATCCGCAGCGGCGCGTGGGTCTCGGTCTTGAACTGGCTCTCCATCGCCGCGAGCTTGAGGGGCTGGTATTTCGCCACCTGCTTGGCGGACCAGTCGCCAACGAGGGGCTGGACCAGGGCTGCGGGAACCACCATCGCCATGGAGATGGCCAGCGCCTTTCGATGGACGGCGCTCCCCGGCCGGCGGAGGAGAATCCAGGCGTGGATCGCAGCGACCAGGATCCCCGTGGCCTGATACGCCGCCACGAGCATGTGAACGATCTCGTGGGCCGCGTACGGGGTGGTCATCGCCGCCACGGGATCGATGTCCACGAAGGCGCCCTCCTCGAGACGGAAGCCCCTGGGGAGGTTCATCCAGGCGTTGGCGGTGATCACGAAGACGGCCGAGAGGGCCCCGCTCGCCGCGACGACGACCCCGGAGGCCAGGTGCAGGGAGGGGCGGACCCGGTTCCAGCCGTAGAGGTAGATCCCCACGAAGATCGCCTCGGCGAAGAAGGCGAAGCCCTCCAGGGAGAAGGGCATGCCGATCACCGCCCCCGCGTGGCGCATGAAGCCGGGGAAGAGGAGACCGAGCTCGAAGGAGAGGACCGTGCCCGAGGCCGCGCCGATGGCGATCAGGACCGCGGTGCCCTTCGCCCAAGCCTTGGTGAGCTCGAGGTAGTCCGGATCCCGCGTCCGGAGCCAGGCCGCCTCCGAGATCACCATCAGCAGCGGCATGGCGATGCCGATCGCGGCGAAGACGATGTGGAAGCCCAGGGAGATCGCCATCTGCAGCCGGGCAAAGAGGAGATCGTCCATCCAGAGCAGATAGGCAGCCGTGCGCCCGGCGGCACGGCTCCGTTCCGGCCGGATGGACGATCCGGAAAGCCTCCGTGGCCCGGAACGGTTATGTTGCGCGGCCTCGTCTTCGCGGACGGCCTGCCAACCCTGGACGTCTTCCCACCATGAGCCTCGGATCCTCCCGTCTCCTCGAGCTGCGAAAGCTCGCCCGCCTCGCCGCCCCGCTCGCCCTCGTCCACGCGGGAAACCAGCTCATGACCCTGGTGGACATGGCCTTCGTCGGCCGCCTGGGCGCGGTCGCCCTGGGGGGAATCGGGATCGCGAACGGGATCTTCTTCACGGTCTCCACCCTCGGGATGGGCGCGATGATGGGCCTCGATCCCCTGGTCTCGCAGGCCGTCGGCGCCGGCGACCCCGCCAGGGCGAGGCGCTGGCTCTGGCAGGGCATCTGGCTGGCGCTCTTCGTGACGATCGTGCTCTCGATCCCGATCGCGATCGCGCCGAACTTCCTCGTCCCCTTCGGGATCGAAGAGGCCGTGGCCCGGGAGGCGACCACCTACCTGAACATCCGCCTCGTCGGCCTCTACCCCATGCTCGTCTACGTCGCGGTTCGGGCGTACCTGCAGGCCATGGGCGTGACCCGGCCGATGTTCATCTCGGTGGTGGCGGCGAACCTGCTGAACGTGGCGGCGGACGCGCTCCTGGTCTTCGGGGGCGAGATCCTGCCCGCCTGGGCCGGCCCGTTGCGGAGCCTCCCGGCCTTCGGCGTCGCCGGGGCCGCCGTGGCGACCACCCTCTGCACCATCCTCCAGCTCGCGATCATCACGTCTGCCGTCGGCTCGGTGGAGGTGCCGGGCTTCGAGAGGGGCATGCGCCGCTGGCTCCGGAGCGACCTCCTGGCCGCGCTGAAGGTCGGCCTGCCGATCGGCCTCCAGATGGCGGCGGAGGTGAGCATCTTCGCCCTCGTCGGCCTCCTCGTGGGCCGCATGGGCGCCGCGAACCTCGCCGCCCACCAGGTCTCCCTCACCCTGGCGAGCTTCACCTTCACCGTGGCAGTAGGAATCGGCGCCGCCGGCTCCGTGCGGGTGGGCCGCGCAGTTGGCGCGAGAGACATCGCTGGAGTGCGCGCCGCGGGCCTCACCGCCATCGCCGCGGGCGGGGGCTGGATGGCCCTGTCGGCCCTGGTCTTCCTCCTCGCCCCGAAGGCCCTCGCAGGCCTCCTCACGGATCAGGCGGGCGTGATCGAGGCGGCGGCGCCGCTCCTGATGATCGCGGCGGTCTTCCAGCTCTCGGACGGCCTCCAGGCCGCCGGGTCCGGCGTGCTCCGAGGAGCGGGCGACACCCGCTTTCCCTTCCTCGCGAACCTCTTCGGCTACTACGTGATCGCCCTGCCCCTGGGCCTCTGGCTCGCATGGGGCATGAACCTCGGCGCCGCCGGCCTGTGGTGGGGGCTCTGCACCGGCCTCACCGTGGTCGCGATCGCCCTGATCGCGCGGTTCCGCCGGATCTCCTCGCGGCCGATCGCCCCGCTCTCGCCGATGGCGCCCGCCGCGGCGGCGGGCGTCGCAGGGGAGGCCTGATTCCAGGCAGCCGGCGGGCGCGGCTCGGCCTTGCGGGGCATCAGCCCTCGAGCAGCCTCCGCAGCACGTAGACCAGGATCCCGCCGTGCCGGTAGTACTCGGCCTCGTCTGGGGTGTCGATCCGGGCGAGCACCGGGAAGGTGCGGGACGCGCCGTCTGCGCCTTTGACGCGCACGTCGAGCGTCTTGCCCGGGATCACGCCCTCCGCGATCCCCAGTACGTCGACCGTCTCGTGTCCCGTGATCCCCAGGGACTTCGCGCTCGTCCCCGCCTCGAGCTGCAGGGGCAGGATGCCCATCCCGATCAGGTTCGAGCGGTGGATGCGCTCGAAACTCTCGGCGATGACCGCCTTCACACCGAGGAGGAGCGCGCCCTTCGCCGCCCAGTCGCGCGAGGAGCCGGTGCCGTATTCGGCGCCGGCAAACACGACCAGTGGCGTGCCGCTCGCCTGGTAGCGCATGGCCGCGTCGTAGATGGAGAGCTGCTCGCCGGTGGGGACGTGAATCGTGTAACCACCTTCTACTCCGGGTACCATCTGGTTGCGGAGGCGGATGTTCGCGAAGGTGCCTCGGACCATCACCTCGTGGTTGCCGCGGCGAGAGCCGTAGGAGTTGAAATCCTTGGGCGCGACGCCCTGCTCGACGAGGTAGCGGGCCGCCGGGCTGTTCAGCGCGATCGAGCCCGCCGGCGAGATGTGGTCGGTGGTGACCGAGTCGCCCAGGACGGCGAGAACCCTCGCGTTGTCGAGGTTCCGCAGCGGCGCGGGCTGCTTCGGCACGCCCTCGAAGAACGGCGGCTTGCGAACATACGACGAGTCGGGATCCCACGAGAAGGTCTTCCCGGTGGGCACCTCCAGCGCGCGCCAGCGCTCGTCTCCGTCGAAGACCGCGTCGTAGCGCGCGGCGAATTGCTGTGCCTTGACCGAGCTCCGGATCGCCTGCTTCACCTCGTCGGCGGACGGCCAGATCTCCCGCAGGTAGACCGGGTTGCCGTTGTGATCCAGCGCGAGCGGATCCTTCTCGAGGTCGAGGTCCATCGTCCCCGCCAGCGCGTAGGCCACCACGAGCGGCGGCGAGGCGAGGTAGTTCATGCGGGTGTGCGGATTGATCCGCCCCTCGAAGTTCCGGTTGCCCGAGAGCACCGCGGCCACGGCGAGGTCCTGCTTCTCGATCACGTCCGCGATGTGGCCCGGGAGCGGGCCCGAGTTGCCGATGCAGGTGGTGCAGCCGTAGCCCACCAGGTGGAAGCCCAGGGCCTCGAGGAACGGCGTCAGCCCGGCCTCCTCGAAGTAGTCGGTCACGGTCTGGGAACCGGGGGCGAGAGAGGTCTTCACCCAGGGCTTCGCGGTGAGCCCGCGCTCCACCGCCTTCTTCGCGAGGAGGCCCGCGCCGAGCATCACCGCAGGGTTGGAGGTATTGGTACAAGAGGTGATGGCCGCGATCACCACCGACCCGTGGCCGAGCTGGTAGCTCTCCGACCCGTCCCGGATCTCGAAGCGGGCGTCGTGGGCGTCGGCCGGGACCATCTGCGAGAGCGAGC
The Vulgatibacter incomptus DNA segment above includes these coding regions:
- a CDS encoding cytochrome ubiquinol oxidase subunit I yields the protein MDDLLFARLQMAISLGFHIVFAAIGIAMPLLMVISEAAWLRTRDPDYLELTKAWAKGTAVLIAIGAASGTVLSFELGLLFPGFMRHAGAVIGMPFSLEGFAFFAEAIFVGIYLYGWNRVRPSLHLASGVVVAASGALSAVFVITANAWMNLPRGFRLEEGAFVDIDPVAAMTTPYAAHEIVHMLVAAYQATGILVAAIHAWILLRRPGSAVHRKALAISMAMVVPAALVQPLVGDWSAKQVAKYQPLKLAAMESQFKTETHAPLRILGIPDHQARETRLAIELPGMLSWLAYSDRNATVLGLEAFPENDWPSTTLHYAFQLMVLCGLLMFLLSLWAAISWIRRRRLPDRRAFLWCTVAAGPLGMAAIEFGWIVTEVGRQPWVIYGVMRTAHAVTPMPSLIIPLTISILVYLGLSAAVVAVLLRQIRIGPGMAATTPEAER
- a CDS encoding MATE family efflux transporter; protein product: MSLGSSRLLELRKLARLAAPLALVHAGNQLMTLVDMAFVGRLGAVALGGIGIANGIFFTVSTLGMGAMMGLDPLVSQAVGAGDPARARRWLWQGIWLALFVTIVLSIPIAIAPNFLVPFGIEEAVAREATTYLNIRLVGLYPMLVYVAVRAYLQAMGVTRPMFISVVAANLLNVAADALLVFGGEILPAWAGPLRSLPAFGVAGAAVATTLCTILQLAIITSAVGSVEVPGFERGMRRWLRSDLLAALKVGLPIGLQMAAEVSIFALVGLLVGRMGAANLAAHQVSLTLASFTFTVAVGIGAAGSVRVGRAVGARDIAGVRAAGLTAIAAGGGWMALSALVFLLAPKALAGLLTDQAGVIEAAAPLLMIAAVFQLSDGLQAAGSGVLRGAGDTRFPFLANLFGYYVIALPLGLWLAWGMNLGAAGLWWGLCTGLTVVAIALIARFRRISSRPIAPLSPMAPAAAAGVAGEA
- the acnA gene encoding aconitate hydratase AcnA, yielding MRDSFGAKGTLQVGGKTHTIFRLKALPADKVARLPISLRILLENLLRHEDGRTVTRGQIEAVLEWDPKAKPETEIAFHPARVLLQDFTGVPAVVDLAAMREAVTRMGGDPEKINPLSRGDLVIDHSVQVDNFGTAGAFGRNVELEYARNEERYAFLRWGQQAFRNFRVVPPGTGICHQVNLEYLAGVVLEGADGTLLPDTLVGTDSHTPMVNGLGVVGWGVGGIEAEAAMLGQPLSMLLPQVVGFRLRGSLKEGATATDLVLTVTETLRKLGVVGKFVEFFGPGVSALALPDRATLGNMSPEFGATIGFSPVDEETLAYLRFTNRSREQVAIVEAYCKEQGIFHTKDMAEPVYSEVLELDLATVEPSLAGPRRPQDRIRLRESKSAFRRSLSQMVPADAHDARFEIRDGSESYQLGHGSVVIAAITSCTNTSNPAVMLGAGLLAKKAVERGLTAKPWVKTSLAPGSQTVTDYFEEAGLTPFLEALGFHLVGYGCTTCIGNSGPLPGHIADVIEKQDLAVAAVLSGNRNFEGRINPHTRMNYLASPPLVVAYALAGTMDLDLEKDPLALDHNGNPVYLREIWPSADEVKQAIRSSVKAQQFAARYDAVFDGDERWRALEVPTGKTFSWDPDSSYVRKPPFFEGVPKQPAPLRNLDNARVLAVLGDSVTTDHISPAGSIALNSPAARYLVEQGVAPKDFNSYGSRRGNHEVMVRGTFANIRLRNQMVPGVEGGYTIHVPTGEQLSIYDAAMRYQASGTPLVVFAGAEYGTGSSRDWAAKGALLLGVKAVIAESFERIHRSNLIGMGILPLQLEAGTSAKSLGITGHETVDVLGIAEGVIPGKTLDVRVKGADGASRTFPVLARIDTPDEAEYYRHGGILVYVLRRLLEG